A part of Ignavibacteriales bacterium genomic DNA contains:
- the gyrA gene encoding DNA gyrase subunit A, protein MFDGKVIPVSLEEEMKSSYIDYSMSVIVARALPDVRDGLKPVHRRVLFGMHELGLAHNKPYKKSARIVGEVLGKYHPHGDTAVYDSMVRMVQDFSLRYPLVDGQGNFGSVDGDSPAAMRYTEARLAKISEEMLRDLDKNTVNFASNFDDSLQEPTVMPAYLPNLLINGASGIAVGMATNIPPHNISEVIDGIIAQIKNPDISIEKLMKYITAPDFPTAGIIYGYTGVKDAYMTGRGRVVIRAKANIETQKNSRENIIITELPYQVNKASLIEKIADLVREGKLNEISNIRDESDRDGMRVVIELKRDAQPAVVLNQLFKHTSMQTTFGVILLALVYGVPKVLNLKEIIQHFLAHRMDVLIRRTKYELDAAEKRAHILEGYIIALDNIDAVIETIKKSKDVETAKLNLMKKFKLSEIQAKAILDMRLQRLTGLERKKIEDEYKEVIKLIEKLKGILESEEKRNLIIKDELLAIKEKYGDERRTEIIYNYEEFSLEDIIAEEDVVVTISHQGFIKRFPVSGYKRQGRGGKGVTGAGTKDDDFIEHMFVASTHQYILFFTDRGRCYWLKVHEVPDAGRTARGRSIINLLEKEKDENITAFVAVKEFKDDQFLMMATEQGTIKKTVLSAYGNVRKGGINAINLNSGDKLIAVKMTDGGNDIVIGTHSGFAIRFNEKDVRDMGRTATGVRGVRLGKGDKVVGLLVIRRPGTSVLVVTDKGYGKRSDINDYRITHRGGKGVITVKTTDKVGKMISMMEVVDKDELVIISTQGMVIKQSIKDIRIMGRNTQGVRVIRLNEGDSIADIARVISEEEEVEGMQ, encoded by the coding sequence ATGTTTGATGGTAAAGTAATCCCGGTTTCTTTAGAAGAAGAAATGAAATCTTCCTACATAGATTATTCTATGTCGGTAATTGTTGCAAGGGCTCTTCCGGATGTACGGGATGGATTAAAGCCCGTTCATAGAAGAGTTCTTTTTGGAATGCACGAACTGGGGCTGGCTCATAATAAACCGTATAAAAAATCTGCACGAATTGTTGGAGAAGTTCTTGGTAAATATCACCCGCATGGCGATACCGCTGTTTATGATTCGATGGTAAGGATGGTGCAGGATTTTTCTCTTCGTTATCCGCTTGTTGATGGACAAGGGAACTTTGGTTCAGTTGACGGCGACTCACCTGCTGCAATGCGTTATACAGAAGCAAGGCTTGCAAAAATTTCGGAGGAAATGCTGCGTGACCTGGATAAAAACACCGTAAACTTTGCTTCAAATTTTGATGACTCACTGCAGGAGCCGACGGTTATGCCAGCCTATTTGCCAAACCTTTTGATTAACGGCGCAAGTGGAATTGCGGTTGGGATGGCAACGAACATTCCGCCGCACAATATTTCTGAAGTTATAGATGGAATTATCGCCCAGATTAAAAATCCCGATATTTCTATTGAAAAACTTATGAAGTATATCACCGCACCTGATTTTCCAACAGCAGGAATTATTTACGGTTATACAGGAGTTAAAGATGCTTATATGACAGGTAGGGGCAGAGTTGTCATTCGTGCCAAAGCAAATATCGAAACTCAAAAAAACAGCAGGGAAAACATTATCATTACGGAGCTTCCTTATCAGGTAAACAAAGCCTCATTAATAGAAAAGATAGCTGATCTTGTTCGAGAAGGAAAGCTGAATGAAATTTCAAATATTCGTGACGAATCTGACCGCGACGGAATGCGCGTTGTAATCGAATTGAAAAGAGATGCCCAGCCGGCGGTTGTGCTTAATCAACTTTTTAAACACACTTCGATGCAGACAACGTTTGGAGTGATATTATTAGCGCTCGTTTATGGAGTTCCGAAAGTTTTAAACTTAAAAGAAATTATTCAACACTTCCTTGCCCACAGGATGGACGTGCTGATTAGAAGAACAAAATATGAGCTTGATGCTGCTGAAAAAAGAGCGCACATTCTAGAAGGGTATATAATTGCACTCGACAACATTGATGCTGTTATTGAGACAATAAAAAAATCAAAAGATGTTGAAACCGCAAAATTAAATTTGATGAAAAAATTCAAGCTAAGCGAGATTCAGGCAAAGGCAATTCTTGATATGCGCTTGCAGCGGCTCACAGGGCTTGAAAGAAAAAAAATTGAGGATGAATACAAAGAAGTAATCAAACTTATCGAAAAACTAAAAGGTATTCTCGAAAGCGAAGAGAAACGAAACCTGATCATCAAAGACGAACTTCTTGCTATTAAAGAAAAATACGGCGATGAAAGACGAACTGAAATTATTTATAATTATGAGGAATTTTCCCTCGAAGATATAATTGCCGAGGAAGATGTTGTTGTAACAATTTCCCACCAGGGATTTATCAAACGATTTCCAGTCAGCGGTTACAAAAGGCAGGGGCGAGGCGGGAAGGGTGTAACCGGCGCTGGTACAAAGGACGATGATTTTATTGAGCACATGTTCGTCGCTTCTACCCATCAGTATATTTTATTCTTCACCGATAGGGGAAGATGCTATTGGCTAAAAGTGCACGAAGTCCCCGATGCCGGTAGAACTGCTCGCGGCAGATCAATTATAAATCTACTTGAAAAAGAAAAAGATGAAAACATAACCGCTTTTGTTGCAGTTAAAGAATTTAAAGACGATCAATTTCTTATGATGGCAACCGAACAGGGAACGATTAAAAAAACAGTTCTTTCTGCTTACGGTAATGTGCGCAAGGGGGGAATAAACGCAATCAATCTCAATTCCGGCGACAAACTTATCGCCGTGAAAATGACTGATGGTGGAAATGATATTGTTATTGGCACCCACAGCGGATTTGCAATCAGGTTTAATGAAAAAGATGTTAGGGATATGGGACGAACTGCAACCGGGGTGCGCGGAGTAAGACTTGGTAAAGGCGACAAGGTGGTTGGACTGCTTGTAATAAGAAGACCGGGCACTAGTGTCCTTGTTGTTACCGACAAAGGTTACGGGAAAAGATCCGACATTAATGATTATCGAATTACTCATCGCGGCGGGAAAGGCGTTATTACCGTTAAGACAACTGATAAAGTTGGTAAAATGATTTCTATGATGGAAGTAGTTGATAAAGATGAGCTCGTTATTATTTCAACACAGGGGATGGTAATAAAGCAAAGCATAAAAGATATTAGAATTATGGGAAGGAACACGCAAGGCGTTCGGGTCATCAGGCTAAATGAGGGTGATTCAATAGCTGATATTGCAAGGGTTATTTCTGAAGAAGAAGAAGTTGAAGGAATGCAATAA